The proteins below are encoded in one region of Candidatus Beckwithbacteria bacterium:
- a CDS encoding phosphoribosyltransferase family protein: MSKILTILKRTKAITTDSHIVLTSGKHSSKYLNKDALYPHTKEVSRVGKMIAQKYKDKEIDAVIGPAMGGIILSQWTAYHLTKLKRKEILGGYSEKDEQNNQIFRRGYDQLVKNRKVLVVEDFTTTGGSVKKTVDSVKALGGEVVGVCVMVNRDPKNVTAKVIGAPFTSLGIFSADAYEEKFCPMCKAKMPVNTTLGHGREYLKKKAGK, from the coding sequence ATGAGTAAAATATTAACAATTTTAAAAAGAACTAAGGCAATTACGACTGACAGCCATATTGTTTTAACTTCCGGAAAACACAGCAGTAAATATTTAAATAAAGATGCGTTGTATCCGCATACAAAAGAAGTTTCGCGCGTGGGAAAGATGATTGCTCAAAAATATAAAGATAAAGAAATTGATGCCGTGATCGGGCCAGCCATGGGGGGAATAATCTTATCCCAGTGGACGGCTTACCACTTAACTAAATTAAAAAGAAAAGAAATTTTAGGCGGGTATAGTGAAAAAGATGAACAAAACAATCAAATTTTTCGGCGAGGTTATGATCAGTTGGTTAAGAATAGAAAAGTCTTAGTGGTGGAGGACTTTACGACGACTGGCGGTTCGGTAAAAAAGACCGTGGATAGCGTGAAGGCTTTGGGGGGGGAAGTGGTGGGAGTTTGCGTGATGGTGAATCGTGACCCTAAAAATGTAACGGCAAAAGTAATCGGAGCACCGTTTACTTCTTTAGGAATTTTCAGTGCCGATGCTTATGAGGAAAAATTCTGCCCGATGTGTAAAGCTAAAATGCCGGTTAATACTACCCTTGGTCATGGCCGGGAATATTTAAAAAAGAAAGCGGGAAAATGA
- a CDS encoding dihydroorotate dehydrogenase, which yields MPTLKVNFLGVSFPNPLVLPSGILQEIPGHMVAVKAGVGGVTLKSLTREKREGNPMPRVIKYESGILNSVGLRNPGIDKGIELAGEFIKVCPVPVIVSIFSVKTSEFAELAKKALVIKPQFLELNLSCPNAVNEMGQPLGMGVDSTTAAVKAVKKTVGAKVKLIAKLSPNVINIGEVAKAAEASGADAICAINTVGPGMVIDIKTRKPMLGNLIGGVSGPGIRPVAVKCVWEIYKSVKLPIIGMGGVEKARDVVEMMLAGATLVGVGSAMYRHGFEVYEKIKADLVKYMEDNKINKLAEIIGGVHE from the coding sequence ATGCCGACACTAAAAGTTAATTTTTTAGGCGTTAGTTTTCCTAATCCATTAGTATTGCCGTCGGGGATTCTACAGGAGATTCCCGGCCACATGGTGGCCGTAAAAGCCGGGGTGGGCGGGGTGACGTTAAAATCTTTAACCCGTGAAAAACGGGAAGGAAACCCAATGCCGCGGGTAATCAAATATGAATCTGGGATTTTAAACTCAGTCGGTTTAAGAAATCCGGGGATTGATAAGGGAATAGAATTGGCGGGTGAGTTTATTAAAGTTTGTCCGGTGCCGGTAATTGTCAGCATTTTCAGTGTCAAAACCAGCGAGTTTGCTGAGTTAGCTAAAAAAGCTTTGGTGATTAAACCCCAGTTTTTAGAATTAAACTTATCTTGTCCGAATGCGGTGAACGAAATGGGTCAACCTTTGGGAATGGGGGTTGATTCAACAACTGCGGCAGTCAAAGCGGTTAAAAAAACAGTTGGCGCAAAAGTTAAATTAATTGCTAAGTTGTCACCGAATGTGATCAATATCGGCGAAGTGGCTAAGGCAGCGGAGGCAAGCGGTGCGGATGCGATTTGCGCGATTAATACGGTTGGTCCGGGCATGGTGATTGATATTAAAACCAGAAAGCCGATGTTGGGCAATTTAATCGGCGGTGTGTCCGGTCCGGGAATCCGGCCAGTGGCGGTTAAATGCGTTTGGGAAATTTATAAATCAGTTAAGTTGCCGATTATCGGTATGGGCGGAGTGGAGAAGGCTCGTGATGTAGTGGAAATGATGCTGGCCGGAGCGACGTTAGTCGGCGTCGGTTCAGCCATGTACCGCCACGGTTTTGAGGTTTATGAAAAAATTAAAGCTGATTTGGTTAAATATATGGAGGATAATAAAATTAATAAATTAGCAGAAATTATTGGAGGTGTCCATGAGTAA